The following proteins are co-located in the Tachysurus vachellii isolate PV-2020 chromosome 17, HZAU_Pvac_v1, whole genome shotgun sequence genome:
- the gemin5 gene encoding gem-associated protein 5 isoform X2 yields the protein MHERLLPASPNWYCSCCSDVNKHGVLGFGAKNTVYLLKVSATSAQVLGELRGHTERVSAFSFCRRDAEENICASSSDDKTVKIWDVEEKVVLEEHNVHQNTISALHWSPMQKTLLVSGDEKGIVVCHWLGRGDTRSFFPEPRTIFCLSCSPHTENYVAIGYKDGMIALIDISKKGEVVHRLRGHEEEIHALAWCPEPQEDTLYPRLEDSADVVSSGPAEVERRGYLASGSRDQTVRIWSTARGKGLMTLKLPFLKRRGAGVDPGMKERLWLTVHWPKGRPTQVVSSCFGGELVVWDLTKSGKQKWTLLGSSSDGQNHSRIVFNMSSVCVRDRDLLISTSMDRDIKCWDLDTLECCWTLPTMGGFIYSLSFSPVATGCVALGVGDNMIRVWNTLSIQNLYETRTFWQGIKSKVTALAWHPVKEGSLAFGTDDGKVGIYEVYSNKPPQISSTYHRRTVYSLAWGPPVPPLSFGAGDKPDYTLYSCAGEGVIFQHDPRKLSDEASNIDKLIRDSNDIKHKLSPHTDLSWKPDGKVLAVGNEDGSIDVYKAPSLKLVCTIQQHHKIINTLCWHHQHSTTQPELHCLLASGSSNANVYIHDLRSAIETPSESPALLTEAFRSLSGHTNKITSLAWSPHHHAHLVTVSYDGTAQVWDVLKQEPVCNYRGHHGRVLCVQWSPVNPDLIWTGADDFTVQEWAVSKQEHVKPPKSRRRVEMEKKKAPVKKTKKKKKVLEKSWAKTDENKPQTGEEAAGGTGSGMDEGQTDDEGEDEERESVVSNVTCLSQGSGSVTEKVHVNGERTFLTAKKDEKDEKKKDKSDQSAKKRKPRSILPLSTSMDHRAKEELQNDCLTLAAVRHAKGETENCVPGTGEYIQLGLFADRQALYRMFQEEEDGHLDAGHYDSVMYLRLWKGDLTGALQLASDKGLLTDHLLSLAPMAGYQVWFRTVEAYVKQLCMQEQFLKAASHLVSIHKVYEAVGLLKSHQFYREAIALAKARLQPEDPVLKDLYTSWSTVLEKDGHYTTAAKCYLAADCSFDAAKVIAKKGDVMSLKTAANLAKLSGETDLCHSLALRCAKDLVHSQDFLAAQEILSTQDSLMGHRLVVCVCELLTQRLSHAGVVTWSSLSCHTWSNPSAESFVADVQRVWRNVFGLDAADPERLKELHQQLGAVENPPAAASTPGKQLLSHLALDVTLSALSELLGDWSSLLEELLRALTRVFKTNHFPLMVEMFQLFLPEDLDSLEVYKQKLESNERSLAASRSLEALICYQLMYKSWWSQKGRVKPSNGHRMAVENGDAAHQSEPGDDDGFLCEEFWNVLLSEPHAAFQSTQRALEDIQSRVAGMVQQHRHLQVESGDLMEEQNAAEGQRDLDTRSSAEMFPALVAQVTEHQKKLAAVPDHVKNYVFPDVLECCLVLSFADRHLGGIPRHLRERASALLLTYASTGSPYKARQRFASEIHNST from the exons ATGCACGAGAGACTCCTTCCTGCTTCGCCGAACTGGTACTGCTCGTGTTGTAGTGATGTAAACAAACACGGCGTGTTGGGCTTCGGAGCTAAAAACACTGTTTACCTGCTGAAAGTGAGCGCGACATCAGCACAAGTGCTCG GTGAACTCAGGGGCCACACAGAAAGAGTGTCTGCTTTCTCATTCTGCAGACGTGATGCTGAAGAAAACATCTGCGCCAGCAGTTCAGATGATAAGACGGTAAAGATCTGGGATGTGGAGGAGAAGGTGGTGTTAGAGGAACATAATGTCCACCAG aacacCATCTCTGCCCTCCACTGGTCTCCAATGCAGAAAACGTTACTGGTGTCTGGAGACGAGAAAGGGATCGTGGTGTGTCACTGGCTTGGTAGAGGAGACACTCGCAGCTTCTTCCCCGAACCCAGAACCATCTTCTGTCTCTCCTGCTCTCCACACACTGAGAACTATGTGGCCATTGG GTACAAGGATGGAATGATCGCACTGATCGACATCAGCAAGAAAGGAGAAGTGGTCCATCGCCTGCGCGGTCACGAAGAGGAGATCCACGCGCTCGCCTGGTGTCCCGAGCCCCAGGAGGACACGCTGTACCCTCGACTGGAGGACAGCGCCG ACGTCGTGTCCAGCGGGCCAGCAGAAGTCGAGCGACGAGGATACCTGGCTTCAGGCAGTCGGGATCAGACGGTTAGAATTTGGAGCACAGCCAGAGGCAAAG GTCTTATGACCCTGAAGCTGCCGTTTTTGAAGAGGCGAGGTGCAGGAGTGGACCCTGGGATGAAGGAGAGGCTGTGGCTCACGGTGCACTGGCCTAAAGGAAGACCTACGCAGGTCGTCTCCAGCTGCTTCGG tggagaGCTGGTGGTTTGGGATCTCACTAAATCAGGCAAACAGAAGTGGACTCTTCTGGGCAGCTCATCAGACGGTCAGAACCACAGCCGCATCGTCTTCAACatgagctcagtgtgtgtgagggaccgAGATCTTCTCATCAGCACGTCCATGGACAGAGAC attaaGTGTTGGGATCTGGACACTCTGGAGTGTTGCTGGACTTTACCCACTATGGGAGGCTTCATTTACTCTCTCAGCTTCTCTCCGGTGGCGACAGGCTGCGTGGCTCTGGGGGTCGGAGACAACATGATCCGTGTGTGGAACACTCTGTCCATCCAGAACCTGTACGAAACCAGGACCTTCTGGCAGGGGATCAAGTCCAAGGTCACGGCT CTTGCGTGGCATCCGGTGAAGGAGGGATCTTTAGCTTTCGGCACAGATGATGGAAAAGTAGGAATCTATGAGGTTTATTCCAACAA gcctcCACAGATCTCCAGCACCTACCACCGTAGAACAGTCTACTCTCTGGCGTGGGGTCCTCCAGTCCCTCCTCTGTCATTTG GTGCAGGAGATAAACCTGACTACACGCTGTACAGTTGTGCAGGAGAAGGCGTTATCTTTCAACACGACCCGCGGAAGCTGTCAGACGAAGCCAGCAACATCGACAAACTCATCCGTGACTCCAACGACATTAAA CACAAACTGTCTCCTCACACAGACCTGAGCTGGAAGCCAGACGGGAAAGTCTTGGCTGTCGGAAACGAAGACGG CTCTATAGACGTGTACAAAGCTCCGAGTCTGAAGCTTGTGTGCACCATCCAGCAGCACCATAAAATCATCAACACGCTGTGCTGGCACCATCAGCACTCCACCACCCAGCCCGAGCTGCACTGCCTGCTGGCCTCCGGCTCCAGCAACGCCAACGTCTACATCCACGACCTGCGCAGTGCAATCG AGACCCCGTCTGAGAGCCCGGCGTTGTTGACCGAAGCTTTCCGCTCTTTATCTGGTCACACTAACAAAATCACGAGCTTGGCGTGGAGTCCTCATCACCACGCTCACCTGGTCACCGTCAGCTACGACGGCACCGCGCAG gtgtgggaCGTGCTGAAACAGGAGCCGGTGTGTAACTACAGAGGTCATCACGGccgtgtgctgtgtgttcagtggtCACCCGTGAACCCGGACCTGATCTGGACCGGCGCTGACGACTTCACGGTGCAGGAGTGGGCCGTGTCCAAACAGGAGCACGTTAAACCGCCCAAGA GTCGGAGGCGTGTGGAGATGGAGAAGAAGAAAGCACCAGTGAAGAAAaccaagaagaaaaagaaggtcctggaaaagtcctgggcGAAGACGGACGAGAACAAACCGCAGACGGGAGAAGAAGCCGCAGGAGGAACCGGAAGCGGAATGGATGAAGGACAGACGGACGACGAAGGAGAagatgaggagagagaaagcgtCGTCTCTAACGTCACCT GTTTGTCTCAGGGAAGCGGTTCGGTCACAGAGAAAGTCCATGTTAACGGCGAGAGAACTTTTCTAACCGCGAAGAAGGACGAAAAggatgagaagaagaaagacaaaTCAG ATCAGAGCGCGAAGAAGAGGAAGCCGCGCTCCATCCTTCCTCTCAGCACCTCCATGGACCACCGAGCCAAAGAGGAGCTTCAGAACGACTGCCTCACGCTGGCTGCCGTCAGACACGCAAAAGGT GAGACGGAGAACTGCGTACCAGGAACCGGAGAATACATCCAGCTCGGACTGTTCGCAGACAGACAAGCACTTTACAGGATGTTCCAGGAGGAGG AGGACGGTCACCTGGACGCAGGACATTACGACTCCGTGATGTATCTGAGGCTGTGGAAAGGAGACCTGACCGGAGCTCTGCAGCTCGCCTCAGATAAAGGACTGCTGACTGACCACCTCCTGAGTTTAGCTCCCATGG CTGGTTATCAGGTGTGGTTCAGGACGGTGGAGGCGTACGTGAAGCAGCTGTGTATGCAGGAGCAGTTCCTTAAAGCAGCTTCACACCTCGTGTCCATTCACAAAGTCTACGAAGCCGTCGGCCTCCTCAAATCTCACCAGTTCTACAG AGAAGCCATCGCCCTGGCCAAAGCCAGACTGCAGCCTGAGGACCCTGTGCTGAAGGACCTGTACACCAGCTGGAGCACCGTACTGGAGAAGGACGGACATTACACCACCGCGGCTAAGTG CTACCTCGCTGCTGACTGCAGTTTCGACGCTGCCAAAGTCATCGCTAAGAAAGGGGACGTGATGTCGCTGAAGACGGCCGCCAACTTGGCCAAGCTGTCCGGCGAGACGGACTTGTGCCACTCGCTCGCTCTGAGATGCGCCAAAGACCTCGTGCACTCGCAGGATTTTCTGGCGGCGCAGGAGATCCTCAGCACTCAAGACTCCTTAATG GGTCACAGACTTgtcgtgtgcgtgtgtgagctcCTGACTCAGAGACTGTCGCACGCCGGGGTGGTGACGTGGTCCTCGCTGTCATGTCACACCTGGTCTAATCCCAGCGCCGAGAGCTTCGTCGCTGACGTACAGCGCGTGTGGAGGAACGTGTTCGGGCTCGACGCTGCAGATCCGGAGCGGCTCAAAGAGCTCCATCAACAGCTAGGAGCGGTGGAGAACCCGCCTGCTGCCGCCAGCACACCTGGAAAACAG CTGTTGTCTCACTTGGCCCTGGATGTCACTCTTTCTGCACTCAGTGAGCTGCTGGGTGACTGGAGCTCACTTCTCGAGGAGCTTCTGAGAGCTTTGACTCGAGTCTTCAAGACTAATCATTTTCCTCTGATGGTTGAGATGTTCCAGCTTTTCCTCCCTGAAG ATCTGGATTCTCTAGAGGTCTATAAACAGAAGCTGGAGAGCAACGAAAGAAGTTTGGCAGCTTCTCGAAGTCTGGAGGCTCTGATCTGTTACCAGCTCATGTATAAAAGCTGGTGGAGTCAAAAAGGTCGCGTCAAACCCTCCAACGGCCACCGGATGGCGGTAGAGAACGGAGACGCCGCTCACCAGAGCGAACCCGGAGACGACGACGGATTTCTCTGTGAGGAATTCTGGAACGTTCTTCTGTCCGAGCCGCACGCTGCCTTTCAGTCCACACAGAGAGCTTTAGAGGACATCCAGAGCAGAGTAGCTGGGATGGTCCAGCAACACCGACACCTTCAGGTGGAGTCTGGAGATCTCATGGAGGAGCAGAACGCtgcagaaggacagagagatcTGGACACCAG atCTTCTGCAGAGATGtttcctgctctggtcgctcaGGTCACCGAGCATCAGAAAAAACTCGCTGCTGTTCCAGACCACGTGAAA AACTACGTCTTCCCCGACGTCCTCGAATGTTGCCTCGTCCTCTCGTTCGCCGATCGGCACCTCGGCGGGATTCCACGTCATCTCCGCGAGAGGGCGTCGGCTCTGCTGCTCACGTACGCGTCCACGGGCTCGCCGTACAAAGCTCGGCAGAGATTCGCTTCAGAAATCCACAACAGCACTTAG
- the gemin5 gene encoding gem-associated protein 5 isoform X1: protein MHERLLPASPNWYCSCCSDVNKHGVLGFGAKNTVYLLKVSATSAQVLGELRGHTERVSAFSFCRRDAEENICASSSDDKTVKIWDVEEKVVLEEHNVHQNTISALHWSPMQKTLLVSGDEKGIVVCHWLGRGDTRSFFPEPRTIFCLSCSPHTENYVAIGYKDGMIALIDISKKGEVVHRLRGHEEEIHALAWCPEPQEDTLYPRLEDSADVVSSGPAEVERRGYLASGSRDQTVRIWSTARGKGLMTLKLPFLKRRGAGVDPGMKERLWLTVHWPKGRPTQVVSSCFGGELVVWDLTKSGKQKWTLLGSSSDGQNHSRIVFNMSSVCVRDRDLLISTSMDRDIKCWDLDTLECCWTLPTMGGFIYSLSFSPVATGCVALGVGDNMIRVWNTLSIQNLYETRTFWQGIKSKVTALAWHPVKEGSLAFGTDDGKVGIYEVYSNKPPQISSTYHRRTVYSLAWGPPVPPLSFGAGDKPDYTLYSCAGEGVIFQHDPRKLSDEASNIDKLIRDSNDIKHKLSPHTDLSWKPDGKVLAVGNEDGSIDVYKAPSLKLVCTIQQHHKIINTLCWHHQHSTTQPELHCLLASGSSNANVYIHDLRSAIETPSESPALLTEAFRSLSGHTNKITSLAWSPHHHAHLVTVSYDGTAQVWDVLKQEPVCNYRGHHGRVLCVQWSPVNPDLIWTGADDFTVQEWAVSKQEHVKPPKSRRRVEMEKKKAPVKKTKKKKKVLEKSWAKTDENKPQTGEEAAGGTGSGMDEGQTDDEGEDEERESVVSNVTCLSQGSGSVTEKVHVNGERTFLTAKKDEKDEKKKDKSDQSAKKRKPRSILPLSTSMDHRAKEELQNDCLTLAAVRHAKGETETENCVPGTGEYIQLGLFADRQALYRMFQEEEDGHLDAGHYDSVMYLRLWKGDLTGALQLASDKGLLTDHLLSLAPMAGYQVWFRTVEAYVKQLCMQEQFLKAASHLVSIHKVYEAVGLLKSHQFYREAIALAKARLQPEDPVLKDLYTSWSTVLEKDGHYTTAAKCYLAADCSFDAAKVIAKKGDVMSLKTAANLAKLSGETDLCHSLALRCAKDLVHSQDFLAAQEILSTQDSLMGHRLVVCVCELLTQRLSHAGVVTWSSLSCHTWSNPSAESFVADVQRVWRNVFGLDAADPERLKELHQQLGAVENPPAAASTPGKQLLSHLALDVTLSALSELLGDWSSLLEELLRALTRVFKTNHFPLMVEMFQLFLPEDLDSLEVYKQKLESNERSLAASRSLEALICYQLMYKSWWSQKGRVKPSNGHRMAVENGDAAHQSEPGDDDGFLCEEFWNVLLSEPHAAFQSTQRALEDIQSRVAGMVQQHRHLQVESGDLMEEQNAAEGQRDLDTRSSAEMFPALVAQVTEHQKKLAAVPDHVKNYVFPDVLECCLVLSFADRHLGGIPRHLRERASALLLTYASTGSPYKARQRFASEIHNST, encoded by the exons ATGCACGAGAGACTCCTTCCTGCTTCGCCGAACTGGTACTGCTCGTGTTGTAGTGATGTAAACAAACACGGCGTGTTGGGCTTCGGAGCTAAAAACACTGTTTACCTGCTGAAAGTGAGCGCGACATCAGCACAAGTGCTCG GTGAACTCAGGGGCCACACAGAAAGAGTGTCTGCTTTCTCATTCTGCAGACGTGATGCTGAAGAAAACATCTGCGCCAGCAGTTCAGATGATAAGACGGTAAAGATCTGGGATGTGGAGGAGAAGGTGGTGTTAGAGGAACATAATGTCCACCAG aacacCATCTCTGCCCTCCACTGGTCTCCAATGCAGAAAACGTTACTGGTGTCTGGAGACGAGAAAGGGATCGTGGTGTGTCACTGGCTTGGTAGAGGAGACACTCGCAGCTTCTTCCCCGAACCCAGAACCATCTTCTGTCTCTCCTGCTCTCCACACACTGAGAACTATGTGGCCATTGG GTACAAGGATGGAATGATCGCACTGATCGACATCAGCAAGAAAGGAGAAGTGGTCCATCGCCTGCGCGGTCACGAAGAGGAGATCCACGCGCTCGCCTGGTGTCCCGAGCCCCAGGAGGACACGCTGTACCCTCGACTGGAGGACAGCGCCG ACGTCGTGTCCAGCGGGCCAGCAGAAGTCGAGCGACGAGGATACCTGGCTTCAGGCAGTCGGGATCAGACGGTTAGAATTTGGAGCACAGCCAGAGGCAAAG GTCTTATGACCCTGAAGCTGCCGTTTTTGAAGAGGCGAGGTGCAGGAGTGGACCCTGGGATGAAGGAGAGGCTGTGGCTCACGGTGCACTGGCCTAAAGGAAGACCTACGCAGGTCGTCTCCAGCTGCTTCGG tggagaGCTGGTGGTTTGGGATCTCACTAAATCAGGCAAACAGAAGTGGACTCTTCTGGGCAGCTCATCAGACGGTCAGAACCACAGCCGCATCGTCTTCAACatgagctcagtgtgtgtgagggaccgAGATCTTCTCATCAGCACGTCCATGGACAGAGAC attaaGTGTTGGGATCTGGACACTCTGGAGTGTTGCTGGACTTTACCCACTATGGGAGGCTTCATTTACTCTCTCAGCTTCTCTCCGGTGGCGACAGGCTGCGTGGCTCTGGGGGTCGGAGACAACATGATCCGTGTGTGGAACACTCTGTCCATCCAGAACCTGTACGAAACCAGGACCTTCTGGCAGGGGATCAAGTCCAAGGTCACGGCT CTTGCGTGGCATCCGGTGAAGGAGGGATCTTTAGCTTTCGGCACAGATGATGGAAAAGTAGGAATCTATGAGGTTTATTCCAACAA gcctcCACAGATCTCCAGCACCTACCACCGTAGAACAGTCTACTCTCTGGCGTGGGGTCCTCCAGTCCCTCCTCTGTCATTTG GTGCAGGAGATAAACCTGACTACACGCTGTACAGTTGTGCAGGAGAAGGCGTTATCTTTCAACACGACCCGCGGAAGCTGTCAGACGAAGCCAGCAACATCGACAAACTCATCCGTGACTCCAACGACATTAAA CACAAACTGTCTCCTCACACAGACCTGAGCTGGAAGCCAGACGGGAAAGTCTTGGCTGTCGGAAACGAAGACGG CTCTATAGACGTGTACAAAGCTCCGAGTCTGAAGCTTGTGTGCACCATCCAGCAGCACCATAAAATCATCAACACGCTGTGCTGGCACCATCAGCACTCCACCACCCAGCCCGAGCTGCACTGCCTGCTGGCCTCCGGCTCCAGCAACGCCAACGTCTACATCCACGACCTGCGCAGTGCAATCG AGACCCCGTCTGAGAGCCCGGCGTTGTTGACCGAAGCTTTCCGCTCTTTATCTGGTCACACTAACAAAATCACGAGCTTGGCGTGGAGTCCTCATCACCACGCTCACCTGGTCACCGTCAGCTACGACGGCACCGCGCAG gtgtgggaCGTGCTGAAACAGGAGCCGGTGTGTAACTACAGAGGTCATCACGGccgtgtgctgtgtgttcagtggtCACCCGTGAACCCGGACCTGATCTGGACCGGCGCTGACGACTTCACGGTGCAGGAGTGGGCCGTGTCCAAACAGGAGCACGTTAAACCGCCCAAGA GTCGGAGGCGTGTGGAGATGGAGAAGAAGAAAGCACCAGTGAAGAAAaccaagaagaaaaagaaggtcctggaaaagtcctgggcGAAGACGGACGAGAACAAACCGCAGACGGGAGAAGAAGCCGCAGGAGGAACCGGAAGCGGAATGGATGAAGGACAGACGGACGACGAAGGAGAagatgaggagagagaaagcgtCGTCTCTAACGTCACCT GTTTGTCTCAGGGAAGCGGTTCGGTCACAGAGAAAGTCCATGTTAACGGCGAGAGAACTTTTCTAACCGCGAAGAAGGACGAAAAggatgagaagaagaaagacaaaTCAG ATCAGAGCGCGAAGAAGAGGAAGCCGCGCTCCATCCTTCCTCTCAGCACCTCCATGGACCACCGAGCCAAAGAGGAGCTTCAGAACGACTGCCTCACGCTGGCTGCCGTCAGACACGCAAAAG GTGAGACAGAGACGGAGAACTGCGTACCAGGAACCGGAGAATACATCCAGCTCGGACTGTTCGCAGACAGACAAGCACTTTACAGGATGTTCCAGGAGGAGG AGGACGGTCACCTGGACGCAGGACATTACGACTCCGTGATGTATCTGAGGCTGTGGAAAGGAGACCTGACCGGAGCTCTGCAGCTCGCCTCAGATAAAGGACTGCTGACTGACCACCTCCTGAGTTTAGCTCCCATGG CTGGTTATCAGGTGTGGTTCAGGACGGTGGAGGCGTACGTGAAGCAGCTGTGTATGCAGGAGCAGTTCCTTAAAGCAGCTTCACACCTCGTGTCCATTCACAAAGTCTACGAAGCCGTCGGCCTCCTCAAATCTCACCAGTTCTACAG AGAAGCCATCGCCCTGGCCAAAGCCAGACTGCAGCCTGAGGACCCTGTGCTGAAGGACCTGTACACCAGCTGGAGCACCGTACTGGAGAAGGACGGACATTACACCACCGCGGCTAAGTG CTACCTCGCTGCTGACTGCAGTTTCGACGCTGCCAAAGTCATCGCTAAGAAAGGGGACGTGATGTCGCTGAAGACGGCCGCCAACTTGGCCAAGCTGTCCGGCGAGACGGACTTGTGCCACTCGCTCGCTCTGAGATGCGCCAAAGACCTCGTGCACTCGCAGGATTTTCTGGCGGCGCAGGAGATCCTCAGCACTCAAGACTCCTTAATG GGTCACAGACTTgtcgtgtgcgtgtgtgagctcCTGACTCAGAGACTGTCGCACGCCGGGGTGGTGACGTGGTCCTCGCTGTCATGTCACACCTGGTCTAATCCCAGCGCCGAGAGCTTCGTCGCTGACGTACAGCGCGTGTGGAGGAACGTGTTCGGGCTCGACGCTGCAGATCCGGAGCGGCTCAAAGAGCTCCATCAACAGCTAGGAGCGGTGGAGAACCCGCCTGCTGCCGCCAGCACACCTGGAAAACAG CTGTTGTCTCACTTGGCCCTGGATGTCACTCTTTCTGCACTCAGTGAGCTGCTGGGTGACTGGAGCTCACTTCTCGAGGAGCTTCTGAGAGCTTTGACTCGAGTCTTCAAGACTAATCATTTTCCTCTGATGGTTGAGATGTTCCAGCTTTTCCTCCCTGAAG ATCTGGATTCTCTAGAGGTCTATAAACAGAAGCTGGAGAGCAACGAAAGAAGTTTGGCAGCTTCTCGAAGTCTGGAGGCTCTGATCTGTTACCAGCTCATGTATAAAAGCTGGTGGAGTCAAAAAGGTCGCGTCAAACCCTCCAACGGCCACCGGATGGCGGTAGAGAACGGAGACGCCGCTCACCAGAGCGAACCCGGAGACGACGACGGATTTCTCTGTGAGGAATTCTGGAACGTTCTTCTGTCCGAGCCGCACGCTGCCTTTCAGTCCACACAGAGAGCTTTAGAGGACATCCAGAGCAGAGTAGCTGGGATGGTCCAGCAACACCGACACCTTCAGGTGGAGTCTGGAGATCTCATGGAGGAGCAGAACGCtgcagaaggacagagagatcTGGACACCAG atCTTCTGCAGAGATGtttcctgctctggtcgctcaGGTCACCGAGCATCAGAAAAAACTCGCTGCTGTTCCAGACCACGTGAAA AACTACGTCTTCCCCGACGTCCTCGAATGTTGCCTCGTCCTCTCGTTCGCCGATCGGCACCTCGGCGGGATTCCACGTCATCTCCGCGAGAGGGCGTCGGCTCTGCTGCTCACGTACGCGTCCACGGGCTCGCCGTACAAAGCTCGGCAGAGATTCGCTTCAGAAATCCACAACAGCACTTAG
- the mrpl22 gene encoding 39S ribosomal protein L22, mitochondrial, whose product MKEKVVALRHCRKVQTNMAASVVTASGATLLGRLLGQIHSRFLTQFSHTSCLHTSAALNTKNWERKNRMLYPPQEKDEPRRPSEIHHCRRQIKYSKDKMWYLAKLIKGMSIDQALAQLEFNDKKGAKIIKEVLLEAQEMAVRNHNVEYKSNLYVADSFTGKGQYLKRIRYHGRGMFGIMDKVYCHYFVKLVEGSPPVVEQTTPFDQAKEYVQELKNRTIVYSL is encoded by the exons ATGAAG GAAAAGGTAGTCGCTTTACGACACTGCCGGAAAGTACAAACAAACATGGCGGCCTCCGTTGTGACAGCGAGTG GTGCTACACTACTCGGTCGTTTGCTTGGACAAATACATTCGAG GTTCCTCACACAGTTCTCCCACACATCCTGTCTTCACACCAGCGCAGCACTAAACACCAAGAACTGGGAGAGAAAAAACCGCATGTTATATCCACCTCAGGAGAAGGATGAGCCCCGCAGACCGTCG gagATCCATCATTGCAGACGTCAGATTAAGTACAGCAAAGACAAGATGTGGTACCTGGCGAAGTTG ATCAAAGGCATGAGCATTGACCAGGCGTTGGCTCAGCTCGAGTTTAATGATAAGAAAGGAGCCAAAATCATAAAGGAG GTCCTTCTGGAAGCTCAGGAAATGGCCGTGAGGAACCACAACGTTGAATATAAATCTAATTTGTATGTTG CTGACTCTTTCACGGGTAAAGGCCAGTACCTCAAACGCATCCGCTACCACGGCCGAGGTATGTTCGGCATCATGGACAAAGTCTACTGCCATTACTTTGTGAAGCTGGTGGAAGGCTCACCTCCTGTGGTGGAGCAGACTACACCTTTCGATCAGGCCAAGGAGTACGTACAAGAGCTGAAGAACCGGACCATCGTCTACTCTCTCTAA